From a single Amphiprion ocellaris isolate individual 3 ecotype Okinawa chromosome 18, ASM2253959v1, whole genome shotgun sequence genomic region:
- the sost gene encoding sclerostin, protein MQVSVALLVSSAALLLLQGCCAAVKGWKELKNDATEILPEYRENARTPQEAMLQAAGGNSSSNTVNNRAKTGGRTGNTVTYSASELSCRELRSTRYITDGSCRSAKPVRELVCSGQCLPAHLMPNSIVRGKWWRSSASDYRCIPAHSRTRRVQLQCPSGNTRTYKIRVVTSCKCKRFRPHHNQSVAKEVPKTQRNKKHSRLSQDRSKNNTPLTGNSY, encoded by the exons ATGCAGGTGTCTGTGGCCCTCCTCGTCTCCAGCGCGGCGCTCCTGCTGCTCCAGGGATGCTGCGCCGCCGTCAAGGGATGGAAGGAATTAAAAAATGATGCCACGGAGATTTTACCGGAGTACCGGGAGAACGCGCGGACGCCCCAAGAGGCGATGCTGCAGGCGGCCGgcggcaacagcagcagcaacacggTGAATAACCGGGCGAAAACCGGCGGCAGGACGGGAAACACGGTCACCTACA GTGCCTCTGAGCTGAGCTGCAGGGAGCTTCGTTCGACCCGCTACATCACCGACGGATCTTGCCGCAGCGCCAAACCCGTCagagagctggtgtgctcgggCCAGTGCCTCCCGGCCCACCTCATGCCCAACTCCATCGTCCGCGGAAAGTGGTGGCGGAGCAGCGCCTCGGACTACCGCTGCATCCCGGCACATTCCCGGACGCGCCGGGTCCAGCTGCAGTGTCCCAGCGGCAACACCAGGACTTACAAAATCCGCGTGGTCACCTCCTGCAAGTGCAAGCGCTTCAGGCCTCACCACAACCAGTCGGTGGCCAAGGAGGTGCCGAAGACGCAACGCAACAAGAAGCACAGTCGCTTGTCTCAGGATCGGAGCAAGAACAACACGCCGCTGACGGGAAACTCGTACTGA